A portion of the Bifidobacterium bifidum ATCC 29521 = JCM 1255 = DSM 20456 genome contains these proteins:
- a CDS encoding DUF4422 domain-containing protein: MVLTAEQHHPNIKVFVSAHKRATFPEGKSILPVQVGAANAAIRFANTLHDDEGENISAKNPCYCELTAQYWAWKNEDADYYGFCHYRRYFDFTDTPHKENDYGEIIDSYIDDHALAEYGINDEAIARAVDGWDVITTPLNDVRRIGGFSNLKQHWAADEHLRLKDLRHMYDILCTRHPDYKVDADAVLNGRTAAFCNMFIMRKEIFFEYNEWLFPLLDEFADATDFSKMDVQTTRTVGHLSERLLNIFIAHKQRTGAHWKIKRMQCVHFLRPDPMTTLEPLGTEYGRIVPVVFAADNNYVPMLATTIYSMLKNASTNRSYDVIVLERDITDENKRYMERFFAQFPNAAIRFFDVSRYLAGFSLTTSNAHISVETYYRFIIQEALPFYSKLLYLDCDLVVNGDIAELYDTELGDNAIAAVPDIDFIGNLNMKNGERAEYVNKQLHMRDAYGYFQAGVLVMNLDRMREIHTVHEWLEIASKPGYLYNDQDILNVECEGLISYLDYSWNVMHNCAGRVNGVFDFAPADVYQAYMTSRKAPKIVHYAGFDKPWKNPWCDFAPMYWSYAQETPFVAQMVAAMSGVERPVPSEHHERAIAADSPIRKYVDVFAPTGSKQRELMKVMARKVQGKR; this comes from the coding sequence ATGGTTCTCACAGCGGAACAGCATCATCCGAACATCAAGGTTTTCGTGTCGGCGCATAAGCGGGCCACGTTCCCCGAAGGGAAAAGCATCCTGCCGGTGCAGGTGGGTGCGGCGAACGCAGCAATCCGGTTTGCAAACACCTTGCATGACGACGAAGGTGAGAACATTTCCGCGAAAAACCCGTGTTACTGTGAACTGACCGCGCAATATTGGGCTTGGAAGAACGAAGACGCTGACTATTACGGTTTCTGTCATTACCGCCGATACTTCGACTTCACTGACACTCCGCATAAGGAAAACGACTACGGCGAGATCATCGATTCGTACATCGACGACCACGCGCTCGCCGAATACGGCATCAACGATGAGGCGATCGCACGTGCGGTGGATGGATGGGATGTCATCACCACGCCGTTGAACGACGTCCGCCGTATCGGCGGATTCTCGAATCTCAAGCAGCATTGGGCCGCCGACGAGCATCTTCGATTGAAGGATCTGCGCCACATGTACGACATCCTGTGTACGCGCCATCCCGATTACAAGGTGGACGCCGACGCCGTGCTTAACGGTCGTACCGCCGCGTTCTGCAACATGTTCATCATGAGGAAAGAAATCTTCTTCGAATACAACGAATGGCTGTTCCCGCTGCTCGACGAATTCGCCGATGCCACCGATTTCAGCAAGATGGATGTGCAAACCACGCGTACTGTGGGACATCTTTCGGAACGGCTGCTCAACATTTTCATCGCGCATAAGCAGCGTACTGGCGCACATTGGAAGATTAAGCGGATGCAATGCGTGCACTTCCTGCGCCCGGATCCAATGACTACGCTTGAACCGCTCGGTACGGAATACGGACGTATTGTGCCGGTGGTGTTCGCCGCGGACAACAACTATGTGCCGATGCTTGCCACTACCATCTATTCGATGCTGAAGAATGCTTCCACGAATCGATCGTATGACGTGATTGTGCTGGAACGGGATATTACCGACGAAAACAAGCGGTATATGGAACGGTTTTTCGCACAGTTCCCGAACGCCGCAATCCGCTTCTTCGACGTGAGCCGCTATCTGGCCGGTTTCAGTCTCACCACCAGTAACGCGCATATCAGCGTCGAAACGTATTACCGTTTCATCATTCAGGAGGCGCTACCGTTCTATTCGAAGCTACTGTACTTGGATTGCGATCTGGTGGTCAATGGCGATATCGCTGAACTGTACGATACTGAACTCGGAGACAACGCGATCGCCGCCGTACCGGATATCGATTTCATCGGCAATCTCAATATGAAAAACGGCGAGCGTGCGGAATACGTGAACAAGCAACTGCACATGCGTGATGCATATGGCTACTTCCAAGCCGGCGTACTGGTGATGAACCTCGACCGCATGCGCGAAATCCATACGGTGCATGAGTGGCTGGAAATCGCGTCCAAGCCGGGGTACCTCTACAATGATCAGGACATTCTCAACGTGGAATGCGAAGGCTTGATTTCGTATTTGGATTATTCGTGGAATGTGATGCACAATTGCGCAGGTCGAGTCAATGGCGTGTTCGATTTCGCGCCCGCCGACGTGTACCAGGCATATATGACGTCGCGTAAGGCACCGAAGATCGTGCATTACGCAGGCTTCGACAAGCCATGGAAGAATCCATGGTGCGATTTCGCTCCGATGTACTGGAGTTACGCGCAGGAGACGCCGTTCGTGGCACAGATGGTTGCCGCGATGAGCGGTGTGGAGCGTCCTGTTCCGTCAGAGCATCACGAACGTGCAATCGCCGCGGACAGCCCCATTCGCAAGTATGTGGACGTGTTTGCTCCGACTGGTTCGAAGCAACGCGAGCTGATGAAGGTGATGGCACGCAAGGTGCAGGGCAAGCGATGA
- a CDS encoding ABC transporter ATP-binding protein — translation MAEIALTEKTQEEAKDERPVVLKVDHVAKMFRLPTEQATGLKMAFLNWTKGIKGYTKQHVLRDINFEVRQGDFFGIVGRNGSGKSTLLKIISQIYTPEQGSVTVKGKLVPFIELGVGFNPELTGRENVYLNGALLGFTRTQIDAMYDDIVEFAELEDFMDQKLKNYSSGMQVRLAFSVAIKAQGDILVLDEVLAVGDEAFQRKCDNFFAEIKKDPTKTVILVTHSMDAVKKYCNKAILIKDGEIIASGDKNDVADRYTLENLKVERKNEEKEKDKEKEGEYPLGLSERVPTFRILPVSEQMLTCKDTFEFDVEYDLRDSKDIEFYIPMSVLDVKRGGVPYDCGVSFKVNKTGHNKVHFALPLHLFNDGDFKIIATMRIIPDTSNLKNFEQLAFTSDENSCYFSVRNPGTVNFAGLLNDSAMRIDEIGMSACD, via the coding sequence ATGGCTGAAATTGCATTGACTGAAAAGACACAGGAAGAAGCCAAGGACGAGCGCCCGGTGGTGCTCAAGGTCGACCATGTAGCCAAGATGTTCCGTCTGCCCACCGAGCAGGCGACCGGCCTGAAGATGGCGTTCTTAAACTGGACGAAAGGCATCAAAGGCTACACCAAGCAGCATGTGCTCCGTGACATCAATTTCGAAGTACGCCAAGGCGATTTTTTCGGTATTGTTGGCCGTAACGGTTCCGGCAAGTCCACATTACTGAAAATCATCTCCCAGATCTATACCCCGGAGCAAGGCTCGGTCACCGTCAAAGGCAAACTGGTGCCATTCATCGAACTTGGCGTTGGCTTCAACCCGGAACTGACCGGCCGTGAGAATGTGTACTTGAACGGCGCTCTGCTTGGATTCACTCGTACGCAGATTGACGCGATGTACGATGACATCGTGGAGTTCGCTGAGCTTGAGGACTTCATGGACCAGAAGCTCAAGAACTATTCCTCCGGTATGCAGGTTCGTCTTGCTTTCTCCGTAGCCATCAAGGCCCAGGGAGACATTCTGGTGCTCGATGAGGTGCTTGCCGTCGGAGACGAGGCGTTCCAGCGTAAATGCGACAATTTCTTCGCGGAAATCAAGAAAGATCCGACCAAGACCGTCATCCTTGTCACCCATTCCATGGACGCGGTGAAGAAATACTGCAATAAGGCCATCCTCATCAAGGATGGCGAGATCATCGCAAGTGGCGACAAGAACGATGTCGCGGATCGCTACACTCTCGAAAACCTCAAGGTAGAGCGCAAGAACGAGGAAAAGGAGAAAGACAAGGAAAAGGAAGGCGAATACCCGCTTGGTCTCAGCGAGCGCGTTCCCACATTCCGCATTCTGCCGGTTTCCGAACAGATGCTCACTTGCAAGGATACATTCGAATTCGACGTCGAATATGATCTGCGCGACAGCAAGGACATCGAGTTCTACATCCCCATGTCGGTATTGGATGTCAAGCGCGGCGGCGTTCCGTATGATTGTGGCGTCTCATTCAAGGTCAACAAGACAGGCCATAACAAGGTGCATTTCGCATTGCCTTTGCATCTCTTCAATGACGGTGACTTCAAAATCATCGCCACCATGCGCATTATTCCTGATACCAGCAATCTGAAGAATTTCGAGCAACTCGCGTTCACCAGCGATGAGAATTCATGCTACTTCTCAGTGCGCAATCCAGGAACGGTGAATTTTGCCGGTTTGCTCAACGATTCGGCCATGCGCATTGATGAAATTGGTATGAGTGCCTGCGACTGA
- a CDS encoding ABC transporter permease, producing the protein MKDFFESLKKRYHYAMVVFKELVKTDFQLRYQGSFLGMVWSVLKPLMLFAVMYVVFVKFLKFSDGTPTFPISLLCGTCLWSFFSESTSMGMQSIVGRGDLLRKVHFPNYIIVASTTMGSMISLGINLCVVILFGFFAHAHYTWRVLLVPFSIIQLYCLGLGVALLLASLFVYFRDVAHIWEVVLQAMFYATPIIYPISMVANNPDFSWAAKLLMLNPSTQVIMDIRHNLLSPEYVPTAWSMVDNKLLCLLPYVLSAFILWLGIHVFRKYSSKFAEVL; encoded by the coding sequence GTGAAAGATTTTTTTGAGAGCCTCAAGAAGAGGTACCACTACGCGATGGTGGTGTTCAAGGAACTGGTGAAGACCGATTTCCAGCTGCGCTACCAAGGTTCGTTCCTAGGTATGGTATGGTCCGTATTGAAGCCGTTGATGCTGTTCGCGGTGATGTATGTGGTGTTCGTGAAATTCCTGAAGTTCTCCGACGGCACCCCGACCTTCCCGATTTCGCTGCTGTGCGGCACCTGTTTGTGGAGCTTCTTCTCCGAGTCCACCAGCATGGGTATGCAATCCATCGTGGGACGCGGTGATTTGCTACGCAAAGTGCATTTCCCAAATTACATCATCGTGGCCTCCACCACGATGGGTTCCATGATTTCATTAGGTATTAACTTATGCGTGGTGATTTTGTTCGGTTTCTTCGCCCATGCACACTACACTTGGCGCGTGCTGCTCGTGCCGTTCAGCATAATCCAGTTGTACTGTCTAGGGCTGGGCGTGGCATTGCTGCTCGCCTCGCTGTTTGTGTACTTCCGTGATGTGGCACATATTTGGGAGGTAGTGCTGCAAGCCATGTTCTATGCCACACCTATCATCTATCCGATTTCGATGGTGGCTAACAACCCAGATTTCTCTTGGGCGGCTAAATTGCTTATGCTGAATCCTTCCACTCAGGTAATCATGGATATTCGCCATAACCTGCTTTCCCCAGAATATGTGCCGACCGCGTGGAGCATGGTCGATAACAAACTGCTATGCCTGCTGCCGTACGTGCTGTCCGCGTTCATTCTATGGCTGGGCATTCATGTATTCCGTAAATACAGCTCCAAGTTCGCGGAGGTGCTCTGA
- a CDS encoding InlB B-repeat-containing protein, whose protein sequence is MTTNHIAMADSATQNSNIIASLKYMSELNKLRQSRRTALTAQQIIEAQNADNSANMRSGQVAEDAADGSPVPELNVNWDLMSWAQKRADALAERASVNQSQPISHDDMYVGAPSWTSKYNLGESPNYQSGTYWFGPEALFIGYPETGQSNHNPIQSWYSELSAAAGSNRQGYGHYLTEVSNLADTAGMASAQVTSGRWEGATIVVLEIGYTGNHSDRGTTQSVSDALKQYVGSTYTVKYHANGGNGSMDDQKFDMDSTVPLYGNMFTRTGYQFSGWNTKKDGSGTQYSDYNPIYNIANAGEVVDLYAQWTPNTYTVYFYSSGTGSGGGSSRSFTYDQAQNLPNPADVGISNINGTFTSWNTEYDGSGTSYQAGQSVKNLTADEYGSIYLYAQWKTTHTVHFRAYNATPEYFKDQKVADGETATRPADPTRPGYAFRGWSTGYSDDSPLYDFSTPVTSDIWLNAQWDSYPYTIRYDANGGTGSMPDQKVASSPSNNTATLKPNEFKYNGKVFTGWNTKRDGSGTAYKDNTSYGEFGATNSDQVIILYAQWTDAAVKSIDAITTKCGYGKCYPSLPDEVTIHLINGKTITENVDWNQEQAAAIWNKDASELHLGDVFHVDSVSIVGFPNQKIRATVVVSDIAAPSLKGLDTISAKAGDRSFSTMYGISAIDDHDGDITRNVTVSGNFDISAPGDYRLTYTVKDNAGNEVTGDRTIHVTKNEIVTVSYDANGGSGSVAPQTFGIGEYQSLRSYNLVRTHYNFTCWNTKADGTGKNYYTWNKAIFDDSDVPANGKITLYAQWERAFYSVFFYPNFPDESSTEASVSQNIKYDEYENLADNSFNAPGYTFLGWNTESDGSGTSYSDGQRVKNIYNEYGYGQHLYAQWEANKYTVKFDANGGTGTMPSQTLTYDKNERLNRSTFKAPAGKMIAGWNTKADGTGTGYDYCAPVKNLLTSGSITLYAWYSPIRYSSISVQTPPKKASYKTGETLDTTGLVVSAIQNNGDTVQLPRSEYTLSQPNMNSNGTKRVTLTLKSNTAKTTWFDITVGSAAPTVEESHPIADSDETVTNYVVSLKEGTATDVLDKAVTGAEALHAYKLMSYPEISVFFVQAHTKTFASDFARWAAANGIAVDTVAYTRDKLREEEIRYGNTTSSDVATTTKWKSGNAIRKPQKDSSDPNTNIYDAWGITAIGADKAQQTNIAYKPTLTGVIDSGIEDDNPDLQGQVNSTYSVDCTVNGIPQQGTDSSTGHPVWWPTAGDDADKHGTHVSGTIAASHNGSGVDGVNPNTTLAAIRVLKHNHTYLEQEVCGYVWAAKAGMDVTNASIGNRSPDYPGKYAVDKAYDTVLQRAVSYATKNNVVNVASAGNNKLDIDNIHDDTSLDRMRRQIEKRQPREVIGQAIDASNNENTFNPLTGLANQQSQGLGGSGLSLASNKGYIVPAMLDGVLAVSAVQKRGTYSVAPLSRANYSNYGSSSIDVAAPGSNVYSTYGTNYAYMSGTSMASPHVAGVASLLKSVHPDYSVSQIEQLLKKQAKERYNDLEAPADGAEYRGAGLVNAYAAVTEDQEQPTVSAQYSTDGGSSWHDLANARISGKATIRVTATGAVSSVSMNVDGQNRSAQGGDSYNGNATATVDVDFSTLTAVETCSLVLKAYGLNYDVSNDDVSKTIQFQAGRDAYATVTFDSNGGSTIASQNIHIGTMATQPMNPTRSGYTFQGWYTAKNGGTKYDFSQTVNGDMTLYAHWAKEPNALQRLAGDTRYDTMGAVVNAANWKTGGTVIVASGGNYPDALAASGLAGTMNAPIILTDGNILSPQAQSQLNQLAPSRIVIAGGASAISNTVMNSLKNICPNVQRVAGETRVDTSLNLYREGSGWGSTAVLATAGNFADALSISSYAYHMKAPVFLVNTNDLTARQRSALVSGRFSKVIVVGGTNAVSDHVAANAQSITGAQLVRLSGATRYETSEQIARWTMNNGLSMNGAVYATGANFPDALAAGPLAGKSGSATLLVENANSPAVSFSAEYKGKVDKAYVVGGTNVVDHITANAIADSLGLRHAQ, encoded by the coding sequence ATGACTACGAATCATATCGCCATGGCAGATAGCGCGACGCAAAATAGCAATATTATTGCTTCATTGAAGTATATGAGCGAGCTCAACAAACTACGCCAATCCAGACGTACCGCCTTGACTGCGCAACAAATCATTGAGGCGCAGAATGCCGACAACAGTGCAAACATGCGTTCAGGGCAGGTTGCGGAAGATGCGGCCGACGGCTCTCCTGTTCCCGAACTTAACGTGAACTGGGATTTGATGAGTTGGGCTCAGAAGCGCGCCGATGCCTTGGCCGAACGAGCCTCTGTGAATCAGAGTCAACCAATTAGCCATGACGACATGTATGTAGGCGCACCATCATGGACTTCGAAATATAATCTTGGAGAGAGTCCAAACTATCAAAGCGGAACATATTGGTTTGGCCCTGAAGCCTTGTTCATCGGATACCCTGAAACGGGACAAAGCAATCATAATCCAATTCAATCTTGGTATAGCGAACTGTCCGCTGCAGCTGGTAGCAACAGACAAGGGTATGGCCATTACCTCACCGAAGTGAGCAATCTGGCGGATACCGCCGGCATGGCGTCGGCGCAGGTGACTAGCGGCCGTTGGGAAGGCGCAACCATCGTCGTTCTGGAAATCGGATACACCGGTAACCACAGCGACAGGGGCACTACACAATCCGTAAGCGATGCCCTCAAGCAATATGTCGGTTCTACATACACGGTGAAATACCATGCGAATGGCGGCAATGGATCCATGGACGATCAGAAATTCGATATGGATTCAACCGTCCCATTGTATGGGAATATGTTCACTCGCACGGGATATCAGTTCAGCGGATGGAACACGAAAAAAGATGGTTCGGGAACGCAGTACTCCGACTACAATCCCATCTATAACATCGCGAACGCCGGTGAAGTGGTTGACCTATATGCGCAATGGACGCCAAATACCTATACCGTGTATTTCTACTCTAGCGGCACTGGCTCAGGTGGAGGTAGCAGTCGGAGCTTCACCTATGATCAGGCGCAAAATCTGCCAAATCCAGCAGATGTGGGAATAAGCAACATCAATGGAACTTTCACATCTTGGAACACCGAATATGATGGCTCGGGAACGTCATATCAAGCGGGACAATCGGTAAAGAACCTCACCGCAGACGAGTATGGAAGCATATATTTATATGCACAGTGGAAAACCACTCATACCGTGCATTTCCGAGCGTATAACGCAACACCTGAATATTTCAAGGATCAGAAGGTCGCAGATGGCGAAACCGCCACACGACCTGCCGACCCGACCCGGCCAGGATACGCATTCCGAGGATGGTCCACCGGATATTCCGATGATTCACCTCTGTATGATTTCAGCACTCCTGTAACCAGCGATATCTGGCTAAATGCGCAGTGGGATTCATATCCGTACACCATCCGCTATGATGCCAACGGCGGCACAGGAAGCATGCCCGATCAAAAAGTAGCATCCAGCCCGAGCAACAACACAGCGACGCTGAAACCAAACGAATTCAAATATAACGGCAAAGTATTCACTGGTTGGAACACCAAGCGAGATGGCAGTGGCACTGCATACAAAGACAATACGAGCTACGGCGAATTCGGCGCTACAAATTCCGATCAGGTAATCATTCTGTATGCGCAGTGGACCGATGCCGCAGTGAAATCCATCGACGCCATTACCACGAAATGCGGCTATGGCAAATGCTATCCATCCCTTCCGGACGAAGTGACAATCCATTTAATCAATGGCAAGACCATTACGGAAAACGTGGATTGGAACCAGGAGCAAGCCGCTGCAATCTGGAACAAAGATGCATCTGAGCTTCACTTAGGTGATGTGTTCCATGTCGATAGCGTCAGCATCGTTGGGTTCCCCAATCAAAAAATCCGCGCAACAGTGGTGGTATCCGATATCGCTGCACCGTCCCTAAAGGGATTGGACACCATTAGCGCCAAGGCAGGAGACCGCTCATTCAGTACGATGTATGGCATAAGCGCCATCGACGACCATGATGGCGATATAACCCGCAATGTTACGGTTTCCGGCAATTTTGATATTTCGGCACCTGGAGATTATCGACTTACCTACACGGTAAAAGATAATGCCGGTAACGAAGTAACGGGCGATCGTACAATTCACGTGACGAAGAACGAAATCGTAACGGTATCGTATGATGCCAATGGTGGTAGTGGATCCGTGGCACCGCAAACTTTTGGCATTGGAGAATACCAATCGTTGCGATCCTATAACCTCGTTCGCACTCATTACAATTTCACATGCTGGAACACCAAAGCCGACGGCACCGGCAAAAATTACTACACATGGAATAAAGCGATCTTCGATGATTCTGATGTCCCGGCAAATGGAAAAATAACATTGTATGCACAATGGGAGCGCGCCTTCTACTCCGTATTTTTCTACCCGAATTTCCCTGACGAATCAAGCACCGAAGCTAGCGTATCGCAAAACATCAAGTATGACGAATATGAGAATCTTGCGGACAATAGCTTCAACGCACCTGGATATACGTTCCTTGGGTGGAATACCGAATCCGATGGCTCCGGCACCAGCTATTCCGACGGGCAGCGAGTCAAAAACATCTATAACGAGTATGGATATGGCCAACATCTGTATGCACAATGGGAAGCGAACAAGTATACAGTGAAGTTCGACGCCAACGGCGGTACCGGCACCATGCCCTCGCAGACGTTGACATATGACAAGAACGAGAGACTGAACCGCTCGACATTCAAGGCGCCGGCCGGCAAAATGATCGCCGGTTGGAACACCAAGGCCGACGGCACCGGCACGGGGTATGATTACTGCGCTCCGGTGAAGAATCTGCTGACAAGCGGTTCCATAACTCTATATGCGTGGTATAGCCCAATACGCTACAGCTCCATCTCTGTACAGACCCCACCGAAAAAAGCCTCGTATAAGACAGGCGAAACGCTCGATACGACAGGACTTGTGGTATCTGCGATACAGAACAATGGCGATACTGTGCAACTACCAAGGAGCGAGTACACCCTTTCTCAGCCGAACATGAATTCCAACGGCACCAAGCGCGTTACCTTGACATTGAAGTCCAATACGGCAAAGACAACGTGGTTCGACATCACTGTCGGCTCAGCTGCGCCGACAGTGGAGGAAAGCCATCCGATAGCGGATTCCGACGAAACAGTTACCAATTACGTCGTCAGCCTCAAAGAAGGCACGGCAACCGACGTGCTGGACAAGGCCGTCACTGGAGCCGAAGCGTTGCATGCCTACAAGCTGATGTCATATCCGGAAATCAGTGTGTTCTTTGTACAAGCACATACCAAGACATTCGCTTCCGACTTCGCGCGCTGGGCCGCAGCAAATGGCATTGCTGTGGACACGGTGGCATATACACGCGATAAACTCCGCGAAGAGGAAATTCGCTATGGGAATACCACATCTTCCGACGTCGCGACAACCACAAAATGGAAGTCGGGAAACGCGATCCGCAAACCACAGAAAGACTCTTCGGATCCGAACACCAACATTTATGATGCTTGGGGCATTACCGCCATCGGTGCAGATAAGGCGCAGCAGACCAATATCGCGTATAAGCCGACTCTGACCGGCGTAATCGATTCCGGCATCGAGGATGATAATCCAGATCTGCAAGGGCAGGTGAACAGCACCTATTCCGTTGATTGCACAGTGAATGGAATCCCGCAACAGGGAACCGACTCCTCGACGGGACATCCTGTATGGTGGCCTACCGCAGGCGACGATGCCGATAAACATGGCACGCACGTTTCAGGCACCATCGCAGCGTCCCACAATGGCAGTGGCGTCGATGGCGTAAATCCGAATACGACATTGGCAGCCATACGTGTGCTCAAGCATAACCACACCTACCTCGAACAGGAAGTCTGCGGATATGTATGGGCAGCCAAAGCGGGAATGGACGTCACCAATGCCAGCATAGGCAACCGGTCACCTGACTATCCTGGCAAGTATGCAGTCGACAAGGCGTATGACACCGTTCTGCAACGAGCTGTGAGTTATGCGACCAAGAACAACGTCGTCAACGTTGCCTCTGCCGGAAATAACAAGCTTGACATCGACAATATACACGATGACACGTCTTTGGATCGGATGCGCAGACAAATCGAAAAGCGCCAGCCGCGTGAGGTCATCGGGCAAGCCATCGATGCCAGCAACAACGAAAATACGTTCAACCCGCTGACCGGCTTGGCGAATCAGCAAAGCCAGGGTCTTGGGGGTTCGGGGCTTTCTCTTGCTAGTAACAAGGGATACATCGTTCCGGCTATGCTTGACGGAGTGCTTGCCGTATCCGCAGTGCAAAAACGGGGCACATACTCCGTGGCCCCATTGAGCCGTGCCAATTATTCGAATTACGGCAGCAGCTCTATCGATGTGGCGGCTCCTGGAAGCAATGTCTATTCAACATATGGAACCAACTATGCGTATATGAGCGGCACTTCCATGGCATCTCCCCATGTAGCAGGTGTGGCATCACTGCTCAAGTCGGTGCATCCAGATTATTCCGTTTCGCAGATTGAGCAATTGCTCAAGAAACAAGCTAAGGAACGATACAACGACTTGGAAGCGCCTGCAGATGGCGCTGAATACCGTGGCGCGGGGCTTGTCAACGCTTATGCCGCTGTGACAGAAGATCAAGAACAACCTACCGTTTCTGCCCAGTATTCAACAGATGGCGGTTCCAGTTGGCACGATTTGGCCAACGCCAGAATCTCCGGCAAGGCCACCATTCGTGTAACAGCCACCGGCGCAGTTTCAAGCGTATCGATGAATGTCGATGGGCAGAATCGTTCAGCCCAGGGCGGTGACAGTTATAACGGTAACGCGACCGCAACCGTTGACGTTGATTTCTCAACGCTGACGGCGGTTGAAACCTGTTCACTGGTACTCAAAGCTTATGGTCTGAATTACGACGTATCGAACGACGACGTAAGCAAAACCATTCAGTTCCAGGCAGGACGTGACGCATACGCTACGGTAACGTTCGATTCGAACGGTGGTTCAACCATTGCCTCTCAAAATATTCATATTGGAACAATGGCAACACAACCAATGAATCCCACCCGCTCCGGGTACACGTTCCAAGGCTGGTACACCGCCAAGAACGGTGGAACAAAATATGATTTCAGCCAAACGGTGAATGGCGACATGACGTTGTACGCACACTGGGCCAAGGAGCCAAACGCATTGCAACGTTTAGCGGGAGATACCCGTTATGACACGATGGGAGCGGTTGTTAACGCTGCAAACTGGAAGACCGGCGGCACCGTAATCGTCGCCTCCGGCGGCAACTATCCAGATGCTCTGGCCGCCTCCGGATTGGCCGGTACCATGAATGCACCCATCATATTGACAGATGGAAACATTCTATCCCCACAGGCTCAGTCCCAGCTCAACCAACTCGCACCCTCTCGAATCGTAATCGCAGGTGGCGCCAGTGCCATATCGAATACCGTGATGAACTCGTTGAAAAACATCTGTCCGAATGTCCAACGAGTAGCTGGCGAAACTCGTGTTGATACGTCTTTGAACCTGTATCGTGAAGGCTCCGGATGGGGTTCCACCGCAGTATTGGCCACAGCAGGCAATTTTGCAGATGCTCTGAGTATCAGTTCATATGCCTATCATATGAAGGCTCCTGTGTTCCTGGTCAACACGAATGACTTGACCGCCCGCCAGCGATCAGCTCTCGTATCTGGACGATTCTCCAAAGTCATTGTGGTCGGCGGCACGAACGCCGTATCCGACCACGTGGCAGCGAACGCTCAATCCATAACCGGAGCGCAATTGGTACGTCTATCCGGTGCCACCCGTTATGAGACTAGCGAGCAAATCGCCAGATGGACCATGAACAATGGCCTCAGCATGAATGGAGCGGTGTACGCCACCGGTGCGAACTTCCCCGACGCACTCGCCGCGGGACCGCTGGCCGGCAAATCCGGCAGCGCGACTTTGCTGGTCGAAAACGCCAATAGCCCTGCGGTCTCCTTCTCCGCAGAGTACAAAGGCAAGGTCGATAAAGCATATGTGGTCGGTGGCACAAATGTCGTGGACCACATCACCGCGAACGCCATAGCCGACAGTCTCGGTCTCAGGCACGCACAGTGA